One genomic window of Solanum dulcamara chromosome 12, daSolDulc1.2, whole genome shotgun sequence includes the following:
- the LOC129875693 gene encoding uncharacterized protein LOC129875693 yields MVDEAKPSEPEIPKYAKYVKDILANKSRLAEYEMVELIEVCSTKIQNKLSNKLKYPGSFSFMVKLTIGLGKPKPTTIILLLADRSVAKINGIIKDVFVKIGTLFFPMDHFIFDFESEPEVPFILLHSFLETRGALIDVVADRLTMRAHDKVEFFDIYREMKLPMIYEKLSTVTVIEEERVA; encoded by the exons ATGGTTGATGAAGCTAAGCCGAGTGAGCCA GAAATTCCTAAGTATGCAAAATATGTGAAAGATATTCTGGCTAACAAGAGTAGGTTGGCTGAATATGAAATGGTGGAACTCATTGAGGTGTGTAgtacaaaaattcaaaataagctATCTAACAAGTTGAAATATCCCGGGAGTTTCAGTTTCATGGTGAAACTCACGATTG GATTGGGAAAGCCAAAGCCTACTACTATAATATTGCTACTAGCAGACCGTTCTGTAGCTAAGATTAATGGTATTATTAAGGATGTCTTTGTCAAAATAGGAACTCTCTTCTTCCCCATGGACCATTTCATCTTTGATTTTGAGTCTGAACCAGAAGTTCCATTTATTCTATTACATTCTTTCTTAGAAACTAGAGGAGCATTGATTGATGTGGTTGCTGATAGACTAACAATGAGGGCTCATGATAAAGTAGAGTTCTTTGATATTTATAGGGAAATGAAGTTGCCTATGATCTATGAGAAGCTTTCAACAGTGACAGttattgaagaagaaagagtaGCTTAG